The following proteins come from a genomic window of Microbacterium lemovicicum:
- a CDS encoding VanZ family protein — translation MRDQVALGALAIVAGVLVGIVLFVPFVAVSYRRRGGLTFGRFALWFSLLVYVLAIWTYTLLPLPSPESIRCAGVNLDPLDFVGDIRGAISRGSPLTDPAVLQLVLNVMLFLPLGFFVRGLFRRGILVALLSGFGLSLFIECTQLTGVWGLYPCAYRVFDVVDLMTNTLGAVLGVTLALLLPRAMRVRDGERIDADRPRPVTSLRRLIGMLCDLLVVGLGSTAILLPWQIVDVLLRGSDAAADDDAIAQLVANLVLIVVTLTWTLVTGRTPGNAAVQLRYTGSRLPSALARIVRYVGGIGGFQLLNLLPGEYGSWLVPLFVLVSFILVFPTRTHRGLPGLVSGQRLVDARAADEREPVAADS, via the coding sequence ATGAGGGATCAGGTCGCGCTCGGTGCACTCGCCATCGTCGCCGGAGTCCTGGTCGGCATCGTGCTGTTCGTGCCCTTCGTCGCCGTGTCGTACCGGCGCCGCGGCGGGCTGACGTTCGGACGATTCGCCCTCTGGTTCTCGCTGCTCGTGTACGTCCTCGCGATCTGGACCTACACGCTGCTGCCGCTGCCTTCGCCGGAGTCCATCCGCTGCGCGGGGGTGAACCTCGATCCGCTCGACTTCGTCGGCGACATTCGGGGTGCGATCTCGCGCGGCAGCCCCCTGACCGACCCCGCGGTCCTGCAGCTCGTGCTCAACGTCATGCTCTTCCTGCCGCTCGGCTTCTTCGTGCGCGGGCTCTTCCGCCGCGGCATCCTGGTCGCCCTCCTGTCCGGCTTCGGGCTCTCCCTGTTCATCGAGTGCACGCAGCTGACCGGAGTCTGGGGGCTCTACCCCTGCGCCTACCGTGTGTTCGACGTCGTCGACCTGATGACGAACACCCTGGGCGCGGTGCTGGGCGTCACGCTCGCCCTCCTGCTTCCGCGCGCGATGCGCGTGCGCGACGGCGAGCGGATCGACGCCGATCGGCCCCGACCGGTGACGTCGCTCCGGCGATTGATCGGGATGCTGTGCGACCTGCTCGTCGTGGGGCTCGGCAGCACCGCGATCCTGCTCCCGTGGCAGATCGTCGATGTGCTGCTGCGGGGAAGCGACGCCGCGGCCGACGACGACGCGATCGCGCAGCTCGTCGCGAACCTCGTGCTGATCGTGGTCACCCTGACCTGGACCCTCGTCACCGGACGCACCCCCGGCAACGCTGCGGTGCAGCTGCGATACACCGGATCGCGACTCCCCTCCGCCCTCGCGCGCATCGTGCGCTACGTCGGCGGCATCGGCGGGTTCCAGCTGCTGAACCTGCTGCCCGGCGAGTACGGCAGCTGGCTCGTGCCGCTCTTCGTGCTGGTGTCGTTCATCCTCGTCTTCCCGACGCGCACCCACCGCGGACTGCCCGGCCTCGTCTCGGGTCAGCGGCTCGTGGACGCGCGCGCCGCCGACGAGCGGGAGCCCGTCGCGGCCGACTCGTGA
- a CDS encoding GntR family transcriptional regulator, protein MRAPAQEYGVTMAARVTPIAQELFDGFANSSAVHVFTELLGLIFDGTLPPGSAVSENDVARRAGVSRTPAREAVQRLRELGIVETSVGRSSRVAVITETRLRQTLVVWDALFAAVLEEVVPVIDDEDLAAMEEATRVFRIAADQGKVSEAAQANFDLYAVVVGRSGNPPLIRTIASIVYLVRLGGQSLPRWIDADVLEAAQHDLIAALRRHDLAASRAAVRSAAGFQLPPDD, encoded by the coding sequence GTGCGCGCCCCTGCCCAGGAGTACGGTGTGACCATGGCGGCCCGTGTGACGCCCATCGCCCAGGAGCTGTTCGACGGATTCGCGAACAGCTCGGCCGTCCACGTGTTCACGGAGCTTCTCGGGCTCATCTTCGACGGCACGCTGCCGCCCGGCTCGGCGGTGAGCGAGAACGACGTCGCCCGCCGCGCGGGGGTCTCGCGCACGCCGGCGCGCGAGGCGGTGCAGCGCCTGCGCGAACTCGGGATCGTCGAGACATCGGTGGGTCGGTCGTCGCGGGTGGCGGTGATCACCGAGACGCGGCTGCGACAGACGCTCGTCGTGTGGGACGCCCTGTTCGCGGCGGTCCTCGAGGAGGTCGTCCCGGTGATCGACGACGAGGACCTCGCCGCGATGGAGGAGGCGACGCGGGTGTTCCGGATCGCCGCCGACCAGGGCAAGGTCTCCGAGGCCGCCCAGGCGAACTTCGACCTCTACGCAGTCGTGGTCGGGCGCTCCGGCAATCCGCCGCTCATCCGCACGATCGCCTCGATCGTCTACCTCGTCCGCCTCGGGGGCCAGTCGCTGCCGCGATGGATCGACGCGGACGTGCTCGAGGCGGCGCAGCACGACCTCATCGCCGCCCTCCGGCGACATGATCTGGCGGCGTCACGGGCCGCGGTCCGCTCCGCCGCGGGGTTCCAGCTGCCTCCCGACGACTGA
- a CDS encoding amidohydrolase gives MALDLEAIYVDLHRHPELSFQETRTAGVIAQRLGELGIEFEEGVGRTGIAAVIRNGTGPVVWLRADMDALPVPEQTGLDYASTARGTDPAGNEVPVMHACGHDMHVTAMLGALERLVATKDEWTGTIVTVFQPAEEYGAGAQAMIADGVLDRFPTPDVVLGQHVTPLPSGTVGVRPGTQMAASDGLTVTLFGRGGHGSRPHSTIDPIVMAAATIMRLQTVVSREIDPRDVAVVTVGSIHAGLKNNIIPAEAKLELSLRYPDETARERVLEKVERVVRAEAAASGAVKQPTIVTDHTLPPTINDVDATARITAAFRREFGEGAVVDPGMFTGSEDVSWFARESGAPLVYWFWGGVDPQKYADAAAAGTIERDIPTNHSPFFAPVLQPTLNRGVENLVVAAREFLADASA, from the coding sequence ATGGCTCTGGACCTCGAAGCGATCTACGTCGACCTGCACCGACACCCCGAACTCTCGTTCCAGGAGACGCGCACGGCGGGCGTGATCGCCCAGCGGCTGGGTGAGCTCGGCATCGAGTTCGAAGAGGGCGTGGGTCGCACCGGCATCGCCGCCGTCATCCGCAACGGCACCGGGCCCGTCGTCTGGCTGCGCGCCGACATGGACGCCCTCCCGGTGCCCGAGCAGACAGGACTCGACTATGCGAGCACCGCGCGCGGCACGGATCCCGCGGGCAACGAGGTCCCCGTCATGCACGCGTGCGGCCACGACATGCACGTCACCGCGATGCTGGGCGCCCTCGAGCGCCTCGTCGCGACGAAGGACGAGTGGACCGGCACGATCGTCACCGTGTTCCAGCCCGCCGAGGAGTACGGCGCCGGCGCGCAGGCGATGATCGCCGACGGCGTGCTCGACCGGTTCCCCACGCCCGACGTCGTCCTCGGCCAGCACGTGACGCCGCTGCCCTCCGGCACCGTGGGCGTCCGCCCGGGCACGCAGATGGCCGCATCCGACGGCCTCACCGTCACGCTCTTCGGCCGCGGCGGACACGGCTCGCGCCCGCACTCGACGATCGACCCCATCGTCATGGCCGCCGCCACGATCATGCGCCTCCAGACGGTCGTCTCGCGCGAGATCGACCCGCGCGACGTGGCCGTCGTCACGGTCGGCTCGATCCACGCCGGACTCAAGAACAACATCATCCCGGCCGAGGCCAAGCTCGAACTCAGCCTCCGCTATCCCGACGAGACAGCCCGCGAGCGCGTGCTCGAGAAGGTCGAACGGGTCGTGCGGGCGGAAGCCGCGGCATCCGGCGCCGTCAAACAGCCCACGATCGTGACCGACCACACCCTGCCGCCGACGATCAACGACGTCGACGCGACGGCCCGCATCACCGCGGCCTTCCGCCGTGAGTTCGGCGAGGGCGCGGTCGTCGACCCCGGCATGTTCACGGGCAGCGAAGACGTCTCATGGTTCGCGCGCGAATCCGGCGCTCCCCTCGTGTACTGGTTCTGGGGCGGCGTCGACCCCCAGAAGTACGCGGATGCCGCGGCCGCCGGCACCATCGAGCGGGACATCCCGACGAACCACTCGCCGTTCTTCGCCCCCGTGCTGCAGCCGACGCTGAACCGAGGCGTCGAGAACCTCGTCGTCGCCGCCCGCGAGTTCCTGGCGGACGCTTCGGCCTGA
- a CDS encoding GNAT family N-acetyltransferase: MVRISSIEASDRDEWLPLWKGYLDFYESTIDDGTTESTLARIVDENGELHGAIARDDDGRAIGIVHWLTHAATWTRTDYCYLEDLFVSPDARGGGTGAALIEHVRVWAEEHGSAKVYWLTAEDNAAARALYDRVARRSGMIHYQIALG; encoded by the coding sequence ATGGTCCGCATCTCGTCCATCGAAGCCTCAGACCGCGACGAGTGGCTGCCGCTCTGGAAGGGGTATCTCGACTTCTACGAGAGCACGATCGACGACGGGACGACGGAGTCCACCTTGGCGCGGATCGTCGACGAGAACGGTGAGCTGCACGGAGCGATCGCCCGCGACGACGATGGCCGCGCGATCGGCATCGTGCACTGGCTCACCCACGCCGCCACGTGGACCAGAACGGACTACTGCTACCTCGAGGACCTCTTCGTCTCGCCGGACGCTCGCGGCGGCGGTACGGGCGCGGCGCTCATCGAGCACGTGCGGGTGTGGGCGGAGGAGCACGGATCGGCCAAGGTCTATTGGCTCACCGCCGAGGACAACGCGGCCGCCCGCGCCCTCTACGACCGCGTCGCGCGCCGCAGCGGCATGATCCACTACCAGATCGCCCTCGGCTGA